The segment catttattaacaaacacaaaccttattaagttgtcataatgcatgttacaatgcaagataagctgaatatagtcccttgacacgccGCTGATGGgaaaagcttctttttttttttctccccccgccccccccccggTTTATCCGTTTGACGAGAACTAAACcgggtggagctcttaaaccggACCGAACCGGTTAAACTGGAAATCGGCACAAGCCTATTATCTTGTACAGATTAAGACATTCATGACTAATGCATTTTTGCTACAGAGGAgagctctcttttttttaacgtCTTGCGGACATCGACTTCAGGACGAGTGTAACttcacaaaacaaattaaaatttctgtgtgaacattaaatatctttgaACAatattgcattctgtttttatttatgtttcacaCTACGTACGAACTCTGCTGGCGTTAGGTTTGTATGTCAGCAGGTACTTGAAGGTATCAAACAGTTCTCTGCTCACCTTCTCAACTTTATGACAGTGAATGAGTCCATCCTGCCCGATGTAAAAGGTAGAGAATGCATCATATGACCTGGAACATGAAGTTACATTATCAACCGCTGTGACAAGAGTTAAAACAAAATACCTAAAATCAAACACCCTGCGTATTTAATAAAGGACAGGCTTTGACTTTAACATCCTCTCATCAGACCGAACTAGTAACATCTGTGTAACAGCTCCACCTGCTGTCTGGACCTGGATGTGCAGTGTGTTACCTGTACAGCTGAGATTTGTCTTTGCGATAGAAGCGCAGCAGCAGAGAGTAGAAGGGAAGGCCCCTGATCCTCCAGCGAGCCTTGATGGTCCCGTCCTCCATGTGCTTGGTGAGCTTCAGCACCTCCAGCTGAGCCCGGGCGTAGTAACATAGACACAGGAGGCGCCACAGGGAGAGGGTCAGCTGGTACACCGTGCGGCCTCtacgatgacacacacacacacacacacacagggaaggtcaggtcacacaggaagtgaaaacTTAAACACTGTATTTAATCAGAGCATCAGAGTGTCTGCGATGAATCAGCAGCTTCACCTGGTCTTTGTGTTTAAGAGGCCGTTGATGAATTCCATATCCAAAGAGTACATGCTGTAGTCGTGGTTCTTCATGAAGAAACTTGGAAGCTGCAGAACAAGAAAGTCACCACTTAGTACCTTTTAGCACAATCACAGTCTACAGCAGAGTCCTGCAGCGGGGCAGGTACCTGACAGGTAACAACACGAGGGTGAgaactaaaatatattttttattcttcagaataaaacaaagtaaaaagatgtgcagtgaCGATGCCATCTCCACTGCACTACACACAGCCCTCACACACCTGGAAAACCCCAACAGTTACGTCAGGATGCTGTTCAACTACAGCTCGGCATTCAACTCCATAAATCCAGATAAACTGATCAGCAAGCTGCAAACATTCGGTCAGGGAGCCCAGCTCTGTCAGTGGATTACAGACTCAGCACTTGTCAAATTCGCAGATGACACAACCATAGTTGGACTCTTCTTAAGTAGTAAAGAAACAGCCGACAGGGAAGAAGTCCAGAGCCTGTGCGCCTGGCGCAGGGACATCTGTATCTACACTGGGTATAAATCACTTCCATATACATTTAGTGTCTACAATCTCCATCTTTATGAACCCTGTGAagtgacaacaaaaataataaataccaCAGCTGTGTCGTGTGCCCTTCACTGACTTCATGTCACAGGACGTCTCGGTTTCAAGGTGATGATGTGCTGTGCAGCTTTAACTCATGTATCCAGACACTGTGAGCATTCTTACCTCTATCCTCAGTCGTTCATACATCACGGCCagtttctcctctccttcactGTCTCCGTCAGCGTGCtccccctctgctctctctaAATGGCTACACAGAGAGGTGGAGGGCGGCGGCGGCGGCTCCACAGGCTTACTGTCAAGTCCAAAATCCTGCCCAGACTCAGGCCTGCTGCCGGGCAGCGGCTCCGTGCCTGGGCAATGAAAACAATAGAACTGAGAGCCATACATGAACGGCGCCGGACACCTCTCAGCTTCAAACAGGCTCCTGAAGCAGCCGTGTTCTCTCTTTACAGCATCAACGCTGTTTCTCTTGAAGCTGTCGACGCTGATGTCATCCTCTCTGCTGCCGTCCACCGTGGTCAGCGGGAAGGAGAACTCGGAGGACCTGTGAGGCCCCAGAGCGAGGAGCTCTCCTACTTTACTGCGACTAAACAGAGGGATCTCCAGCAGGGTGTGGAGGGCGTCTGACTCACCCTGTCGCACCAGCACGCACACGCTCAGAGACTCCTCCCAGTCTTCCTCATAGTACGCTCCAGTCTGAGGCTGGCTGGCATGGTGGAACGGGTGGGACAGCGCCGGCTGCTTAATGTTCTGATACCTCAGGCTGTTGGGGGGCACCAGAGCCCATGATGCACTGCTCAGGGGGCGTGTCTGACGGAGCCACTGACAGTCGGTTGCCTGAATGAGTAACAAGGACATGGTTAGAGAACAGCACGAGCTCTGACGTGATTGTTCGCTATTAGGTCGTGAGATTCAGAGACAAATGACCCGCTGCAGGTCCAGGACATGGTGAGGCCatcttagcacaaagactgagcGCATACCTGACTGAGACTCCAGCTCTGTCTTCTGATGGCTTGCCTTCTGCCATGGCTGCGGACACAACCCACCCAGAAGGCCACGCCCCCTCTGCTCACAGCCATTCACCACAGGGGCAGGGGCAACCCCAGTCACCAGCTCAGCCCCACAGCACGCACGACACGGCAAAGACACGCAGACTCTGACTCTGGACGACTCCCAGCTACGGCAGCAGGCTCTCTACCTCCAACCTGAGAGCACAGAGGAGAGACGGCAGAGCTCGTTACAGTTGGTTGGAAAGGGTTAACAGTGGTGCTGTCCAAACAGAAATTATATTAATATCTGCTGGAAATATTCaccagcaaaaatgccaaatagtTACTGGTCCTGACGTCTCAAATGAAAGGATTTATTTACCGGGAGATCAGTGAGaccagagctgcaacaattagctAATTAATCAATGATCAATCACTCTGGAGCCTGGAGGATTGTGACGggcttttcttttattatttctgaCCTTGTATAAACTCAGATCAGCCTTCCTGGATCGTGTTTCATTAACTGAGGACACACGCCCTCACAGCTGCTCTGCAGAGCTGAGGGAGCTGCAGCGATGGTGATGACTCTCTGAGGGTTTGTCTCTATGAAACACCTTTCACATTATACAGTGAAGTGACGAAACAATCATCTGCAGCTTTGAAGAGAAAGAATTAAGACTGCACTGGTATCATAATGGCAGATACTAAATGTTGTGGacagggatgcatgataatatggCACGTCATCAGTCTCAGCCAAAactatttttcttattttgcacaatgaattaaTATTACCTACTAAGGCTGTGTTTATGATAGCACTGGTGTAAGTTTTactatgatatgaaaaatttaTATCGTGATACTCACTATATTTCGATGTTTTGACATACTGACGTCATGCTGTTACCCAccgcaacaacaaacatggctggaagtGAAATCATCACAGACTCcttggtggttccaaaaagaggagcagcgtCAGTAGTGtagaataaactgtggcgtcctgaatgttttccttctcttagcgctcagagggaactcattcagcggctcctctggcagcagcacagcgtctctccctctcctctctgattctGTCACAAACCTTTGCTGATGGAAACCTACGTGaataaactccatatatgtgactgtatcataacagcctgtcacaggttacagctgATGGTTAGagatgatttatatatatagatcccaggggacattttttgtatttggaagctgtttaaatgtgtaatcagtggtagatttgatttagttgaactattaatattgtaacagaatctgaatctcactctgagttactgttgttgttcacaaactaaagaaatgagagatcagtttagtttttactgaatatttgatgcaaactgtgaaactagATCACTGATTTTGGTGCAATTTTAAGTTATCTTtatttccacctggaccttatgctctgccatttctcctctaaccatcagctgtaacctgtgacaggctgttatgatacagtcacatatatggagtttattCACGTAGGTTTCCATCAGCAAAGGTTTGTGACagaatcagagaggagagggagagacgctgtgctgctgccagaggagccgctgaatgagttccctctgagcactaaaggtgcggacacaccaacccgacatcaaagaactagcagcaatgaaagccaactgtggcgtcgtctacgtcgcctcacgtcaccctgtgtcagttgcatttgaacacactacacggactacatccgacggccaagtagcatgtacattctgcgtctgcgtgagagagagcggagtgagagagtggtacatcctgtcagccgaggggtttcctatctgtgcagccgagcaccgcagcacctccacggactattacatccagacggtcccggtgtttcctccgcaggctccacttcactcagctgcccgataaacctgctgcttcttcccactttaacctgaataacaaaccagggctcggtgctccggttggatccaaacggagagccggggctagctcagagactagcggaggctaactggctgtgcttccctccagtcatgctgcggctaacgctccgctagccgctcccagctagctccggtttgttattcaggttaaagtgtgaagaagcagcgggtctgtggggcagctgagtgaagtggagcctgaggaggaagcaccggttagccccggtttcactacaggcagattcactcgctacaggggcgaggaaataaaacctgaacagccaatcagagtgatctctctcaccgacaagctccgccaccgattcaacatgctcaatcggctgaaaagccgccgacgccgaagtgccgacggtgtGGGACACatcgcaaaaactaggccgacagacgctcaccgacggcccgactttggtcgacgacccgactttggtcgacggtcaaccgtcggcttggtgtgtcagggcctgtgtcagtaaaacattcaggacgccacagtttattctacactactgaagctgctcctctttttggaaccaccaagGAGTCTGTGatcatttcactttcagccgtgctagttgttgccgtgggtaacagcatgatgtcaaaatgtcaacaagtcaaaatatctcgagtatcacgatatgaatttcTCATATTGTATCAAAACTGTGCAGCTTTAAAGAGAACAGGTTGGTATCATATCAGCAGATACTTAACACTGTAGAATCTGTGCAGGAAAAGAAAAGTCGAACAAAATAGTTGATGGATTTTTCCTTTAACCTGAGTCTCCTCCTGCGGTCTCTGCAGACTGAGCCAAGAGCACATGACCTGCAGCACACCACGAATTAATGACCACGGACTCCATGGTGACAGCTGAGACTGAATGAGGCAGAGGCAGAAGTCTAACACGACTCTGTCCTCACAACTAATAATGTCCAGAGGTGTGAAGGTCTATACATGTTTAATGTTCCCTTTGGGTTGATCACAGCTACATGAGCAAAGTAGTGTGAAGACATAACTTGGTAACACGAGAAGGACATGACGTGGTTTGTCACATTTGATATATATAAAGCATTCATATAAGATAACCCATGTATAAGGCATAAAGCAGTAATCAAAATAACATGTGACATGGCTGCATATTCCTTTATCATAAGATAATGCTGGTAATTTCTACACATAGCGACACTCCACATGATTCAGTGACCTATGAGTAACTATTATTGTACTGACCTGTGTAAACGTTACTGTTACGTTACTGTGTGTTGATTAAATTAATTACACTAATATAAAAACACTACCGTCACGATTTATCACATTagcattatcatcattttatgTAATGCAGTCACCGCCTATGTTATCAAACAGCTGCATTTACAGCTCCTGCTCACTGCTTATTATATGACTATATATTTATCTTACTATAAAACCCGGGACTCGTGGTATGTCCTCCTTCTGCTGCCCATACAACactagctgttagctagctgtCCAACTTGACAG is part of the Epinephelus moara isolate mb chromosome 22, YSFRI_EMoa_1.0, whole genome shotgun sequence genome and harbors:
- the c22h6orf136 gene encoding uncharacterized protein C6orf136 homolog — its product is MAVSRGGVAFWVGCVRSHGRRQAIRRQSWSLSQATDCQWLRQTRPLSSASWALVPPNSLRYQNIKQPALSHPFHHASQPQTGAYYEEDWEESLSVCVLVRQGESDALHTLLEIPLFSRSKVGELLALGPHRSSEFSFPLTTVDGSREDDISVDSFKRNSVDAVKREHGCFRSLFEAERCPAPFMYGSQFYCFHCPGTEPLPGSRPESGQDFGLDSKPVEPPPPPSTSLCSHLERAEGEHADGDSEGEEKLAVMYERLRIELPSFFMKNHDYSMYSLDMEFINGLLNTKTRGRTVYQLTLSLWRLLCLCYYARAQLEVLKLTKHMEDGTIKARWRIRGLPFYSLLLRFYRKDKSQLYRSYDAFSTFYIGQDGLIHCHKVEKVMPVQPPVLPRVTSLLAGALVALGVQEHRPALNLLPLLLSSRRQSRD